The following coding sequences lie in one Deltaproteobacteria bacterium genomic window:
- a CDS encoding ergothioneine biosynthesis protein EgtB, with protein sequence MTNASHVPPPRALTQAFADDPRASYQAVRSATSALTAGLSPEDMQIQSMPDASPVKWHLAHTAWFFETFVLRPHVPRYRPLDERYAALFNSYYVSVGPAHPRPSRGVLSRPGLTDVLAFRAHVDDAIDRALAAGTLPPAVLAIVELGLHHEQQHQELILTDLLHAFACNQIAPVYREQPTRPAVATTPLRWLPDDGGVVEIGHDGRGFAFDNEGPRHRAFLQPFALASRLVTNGEFLAFVEDGGYRRPELWLSIGYDTVMTHGWDAPAYWRATGDGFEEFTLAGQRPLELAAPVTHVSYFEADAYARWADARLPTEQEWESIAAGAPMVGNFVEVGGLHPCPVTDCDTATSLPAQLFGDAWEWTASAYGGYPGYRAPAGALGEYNGKFMCNQFVLRGGSCVTPGSHVRPTYRNFFDPAARWQFSGIRLVRDP encoded by the coding sequence ATGACGAATGCGTCCCACGTGCCGCCTCCTCGCGCGCTCACGCAGGCCTTCGCCGACGATCCCCGCGCGAGCTACCAAGCGGTGCGCTCGGCCACCTCGGCGCTGACCGCAGGTCTGTCGCCCGAGGACATGCAGATCCAGTCGATGCCGGACGCCAGCCCGGTGAAGTGGCACCTCGCCCATACCGCGTGGTTCTTCGAGACCTTCGTGCTGCGGCCCCACGTGCCGCGCTACCGACCGCTCGATGAACGCTACGCCGCGCTGTTCAATTCCTACTACGTGTCGGTCGGTCCGGCCCATCCGCGGCCGTCCCGCGGCGTGCTCTCGCGTCCGGGTCTCACCGATGTGCTGGCGTTCCGCGCCCACGTCGACGACGCGATCGATCGGGCGCTCGCGGCCGGCACGTTGCCGCCTGCAGTGCTCGCGATCGTGGAGCTGGGGCTGCACCACGAGCAGCAGCATCAGGAGCTGATCCTCACCGATCTGCTGCATGCGTTCGCGTGCAACCAGATCGCGCCGGTGTACCGCGAACAGCCGACGCGGCCAGCGGTCGCGACGACACCGCTGCGATGGCTGCCCGACGACGGCGGCGTGGTCGAGATCGGCCATGACGGCCGCGGCTTCGCCTTCGACAACGAGGGCCCGCGTCACCGCGCGTTCTTGCAGCCGTTCGCGCTGGCCTCGCGGCTGGTGACCAACGGCGAGTTCCTCGCATTCGTCGAGGACGGCGGCTATCGCCGGCCCGAGCTGTGGCTGTCGATCGGCTACGACACCGTGATGACGCACGGCTGGGACGCGCCCGCGTACTGGCGCGCGACCGGTGATGGCTTCGAGGAGTTCACGCTCGCCGGCCAGCGCCCGCTCGAGCTCGCGGCGCCGGTGACCCACGTCAGCTACTTCGAGGCCGATGCCTATGCACGCTGGGCCGACGCACGCCTGCCGACCGAGCAGGAGTGGGAGTCGATCGCGGCGGGCGCTCCGATGGTCGGTAACTTCGTCGAGGTGGGCGGGTTGCATCCGTGCCCCGTGACGGATTGCGACACCGCGACCTCGCTTCCCGCCCAGCTGTTCGGCGATGCCTGGGAGTGGACTGCCAGCGCGTATGGGGGCTACCCCGGATACCGCGCGCCCGCCGGTGCACTCGGCGAGTACAACGGAAAATTCATGTGCAACCAGTTCGTGCTGCGTGGTGGATCTTGTGTCACACCGGGCTCGCACGTCCGCCCGACGTACCGCAACTTCTTCGACCCGGCTGCACGCTGGCAGTTCTCGGGCATTCGACTCGTGAGGGATCCATGA